One window of Nymphaea colorata isolate Beijing-Zhang1983 chromosome 11, ASM883128v2, whole genome shotgun sequence genomic DNA carries:
- the LOC116264122 gene encoding universal stress protein PHOS32-like, giving the protein MQTPSDADRSPRSPRGPLTAAGGQRKIAIAVDLSDESAYAVKWAVQNYLRPGDNVILLHVRPTSVLYGADWGSIDVSMDTDQEAKQKLEVEFDTFTTTKATDLAQPLVDAQIPFRIHIVKDHDMKERLCLEVERLCLSAVIMGSRGIGASRRNSKGRLGSVSDYCVHHCVCPVVVVRYPDEKEGGVAAGDDNALARETELHPVPEEEQEYHSASEEQKEKGT; this is encoded by the exons ATGCAGACGCCGTCTGACGCCGACCGATCTCCGCGCTCCCCGAGAGGGCCGCTCACCGCGGCCGGCGGCCAGCGGAAGATTGCGATCGCCGTCGATCTGAGCGATGAGAGCGCGTACGCCGTGAAATGGGCGGTCCAGAACTACCTACGCCCTGGGGACAACGTCATCCTCCTCCACGTCCGACCGACGAGTGTCCTGTACGGTGCTGACTGGGGCTCAATCGACGTCTCCATGGATACTGACCAGGAGGCGAAGCAGAAGCTCGAGGTTGAGTTCGATACATTCACGACGACGAAGGCGACCGACCTCGCGCAGCCGCTCGTCGATGCGCAGATCCCGTTTCGAATCCACATCGTGAAGGATCACGACATGAAAGAGAGGCTTTGCCTCGAGGTCGAGCGCCTTTGCCTCAGTGCGGTTATTATGGGAAGCAGGGGCATCGGTGCCTCCAGGCGGAACAGCAAGGGCCGGCTAGGCAGCGTCAGCGACTACTGCGTCCACCACTGCGTGTGCCCCGTGGTCGTCGTGCGCTATCCAGACGAAAAGGAAGGTGGAGTGGCTGCTGGAGACGATAACGCACTGGCGAGGGAGACGGAGCTGCATCCGGTGCCGGAGGAGGAGCAGGAATACCATTCCGCTTCCGAGGAGCAGAAAG AAAAAGGGACTTGA
- the LOC116263897 gene encoding zinc finger protein CONSTANS-LIKE 10-like: MKECELCKKPARIHCESDQASLCLACDAKVHSANFLVARHSRTLLCQSCQAPTPWRAAGARLVPVISVCLKCVGRCRGEPASDLEVDSRERMIAGEGDEEETDDGEEDDVEAEEVEEQEEEEKEDGENQVVPWTSSLSGPAASPSSGEESFRRGGHDGCAGFGAETAAAVSMKRKLDDGDFIHQEWNGCSSSQANCGVADDEATSSSPTRSPKELKIVPVDSEGAGSSRRLQSNMLNGPLTTAVQLSKGPPRRRSDF; this comes from the exons ATGAAGGAGTGCGAGCTGTGCAAGAAGCCGGCGAGGATACACTGTGAGTCGGACCAGGCGAGCCTCTGCTTGGCCTGCGACGCGAAGGTCCACTCGGCGAACTTCCTCGTGGCCAGGCACTCGAGGACCCTGCTGTGCCAGTCTTGCCAGGCGCCCACGCCGTGGCGCGCCGCCGGGGCCCGGCTGGTTCCGGTGATCTCCGTGTGCCTCAAGTGCGTCGGGAGGTGTAGGGGTGAGCCGGCGTCCGACCTCGAGGTCGATAGCCGGGAGAGGATGATCGCTGGAGAGGGGGACGAGGAGGAGACGGACGACGGCGAGGAGGACGATGTTGAAGCGGAAGAGGTGGAGGAgcaggaggaagaggaaaaggaggACGGAGAGAACCAGGTGGTTCCGTGGACGTCTTCGCTGTCTGGGCCGGCGGCGAGCCCTAGTAGTGGGGAAGAGTCTTTCAGAAGAGGCGGCCACGACGGGTGTGCTGGCTTTGGCGCGGAGACTGCGGCGGCCGTCTCGATGAAACGGAAACTCGATGACGGCGATTTCATCCATCAG GAATGGAACGGATGCTCGTCGTCTCAGGCGAACTGCGGCGTGGCGGATGATGAGGCGACGTCCTCCTCCCCAACAAGGTCGCCGAAGGAGCTCAAGATAGTACCCGTCGACAGCGAGGGCGCGGGGAGCTCAAGGAGACTGCAGTCCAACATGCTCAATGGCCCCCTGACGACCGCCGTCCAGCTCAGTAAAGGCCCTCCCCGTCGTCGATCTGACTTCTGA